A window of the Roseburia sp. 831b genome harbors these coding sequences:
- a CDS encoding complexin-2: MKERKIMISQKLFLDLFSYFEFEDYEKEPEIRKALNEKLELLAMHENYTKYKTAESEEEREKARQDYLDAKGIHPSFRW, from the coding sequence ATGAAAGAACGAAAAATAATGATATCGCAAAAACTGTTTTTGGATTTGTTTTCATATTTTGAATTTGAAGATTATGAGAAAGAGCCGGAGATACGAAAAGCGTTAAATGAGAAATTAGAACTGTTAGCAATGCATGAGAATTACACCAAGTATAAGACTGCTGAATCGGAAGAAGAACGAGAAAAGGCTAGGCAAGATTACTTGGATGCAAAGGGAATACATCCGTCATTCAGATGGTAA
- a CDS encoding DNA cytosine methyltransferase, whose translation MAFNYIDLFCGAGGLSAGFDKAGMENVFAVEFNPDFAKTYERNFPSHKLLVDDIKNISNEDIKKLVGNKDIDVIIGGPPCQGFSIAGNIGRTFVDDDRNRLFKEFVRFVNTIKPKVFLMENVAAMATHLKGKTIKEIVGAFENCGYCIKWDVLNTVNYEIAQERRRIVIVGVRKDLNSEFEYPQKSDKILTIKDVIGDLPRLSSGESSEIPNHVAMKHTKQMLEKMSYVKDGGDRNDIPEDIRPKSGDVRKYIRYDSKKPSVCVTGDMRKIFHYNQNRALTCRELARIQTFDDSFIFEGSSIQIQQQIGNAVPPRLAYLLAEQVKETLKNA comes from the coding sequence ATGGCTTTTAATTATATTGATTTATTTTGTGGTGCAGGAGGTTTATCTGCGGGTTTTGATAAGGCAGGAATGGAAAATGTCTTTGCGGTTGAGTTTAATCCGGATTTTGCAAAAACTTATGAGCGAAATTTTCCATCACATAAATTATTGGTTGACGATATTAAAAATATATCTAATGAGGATATAAAAAAACTTGTTGGAAACAAGGATATAGATGTTATCATTGGTGGTCCTCCTTGCCAGGGCTTCTCAATTGCAGGGAATATAGGTAGAACATTTGTTGATGACGATAGAAACAGGTTGTTTAAAGAATTTGTACGTTTTGTTAATACAATTAAGCCCAAAGTATTTCTTATGGAAAATGTGGCTGCAATGGCCACTCATTTAAAAGGAAAAACAATAAAAGAAATAGTAGGAGCCTTTGAAAATTGCGGATATTGCATCAAATGGGATGTACTTAATACTGTGAATTATGAAATAGCACAAGAGAGAAGAAGAATAGTTATTGTGGGTGTAAGAAAAGATTTGAATTCTGAATTTGAATATCCGCAGAAATCAGACAAAATTTTGACTATTAAAGACGTTATTGGAGATCTTCCGAGATTATCGAGTGGAGAAAGTAGTGAAATACCAAATCACGTGGCAATGAAGCATACAAAGCAGATGCTGGAAAAAATGAGTTATGTAAAAGATGGCGGAGATAGAAATGACATACCGGAAGATATAAGACCGAAATCAGGAGACGTTAGGAAATATATTAGATATGATAGTAAAAAGCCTTCTGTTTGTGTGACAGGGGATATGAGGAAAATATTTCATTATAATCAGAATAGAGCTTTGACCTGTCGAGAACTGGCAAGGATACAAACATTTGATGATAGTTTTATATTTGAGGGTAGTTCCATTCAAATACAGCAACAAATTGGCAATGCAGTACCTCCAAGGCTGGCTTATTTGCTTGCAGAACAAGTAAAGGAGACTTTGAAAAATGCCTAA
- a CDS encoding DUF6061 family protein, translating to MMDENRLDNIVECAYNMDNGYVEVWYVDGNMLRIKCEEVEAALRTTEQSLAKLHKLLDNKPIEYVAMALSGEMQSYCDIEDEMVKGMFGTIVQGYLKKGYNRDTAEMMAREFFRYES from the coding sequence ATGATGGATGAAAACAGATTGGATAACATTGTAGAATGTGCCTATAACATGGATAATGGTTATGTTGAGGTGTGGTATGTTGACGGGAATATGCTTCGAATAAAATGTGAGGAGGTTGAGGCTGCTCTGCGGACGACAGAGCAGTCGCTGGCGAAGCTGCACAAATTGTTGGATAATAAGCCGATAGAGTATGTGGCAATGGCTTTATCCGGGGAAATGCAGTCATATTGTGATATTGAGGATGAAATGGTTAAGGGGATGTTTGGGACGATTGTGCAGGGGTATTTGAAGAAGGGCTATAATCGGGATACGGCGGAGATGATGGCGAGAGAGTTTTTTCGGTATGAGAGTTAG
- a CDS encoding DNA adenine methylase, producing the protein MPKYPKVNYIGNKEKIVDWIISEMPVKEGTVLDIFAGGCSVSYALKKAGYSVISNDILFADVVIAKALIENNSTQLSRDVFEYDIDSNSLKSIRKRIEFLSDRLYYPEEIDELSRLLAIADKLEGYERYMFLALLRRAMIRKLPYSRMNVPWNQIQLLRDEEYSYKKYKRRRAYHNQSFTEHMIDNLDSYNNAIFEGKQCCVKNMDVMELAENIDNVDIVYMDPPYPSTMNNYDAFYGLYDAMFGRELSHMDFTSKDSFLTNMETLISVLKDKTRYIVLSQNTRVKPEPDAIKEMLSAFGDVKVKEINHNYQVTGKENKNSSKELLFILSLD; encoded by the coding sequence ATGCCTAAGTATCCGAAGGTTAACTATATTGGTAATAAAGAAAAAATAGTTGATTGGATAATAAGTGAAATGCCGGTAAAAGAAGGGACTGTACTAGATATATTTGCCGGAGGCTGTTCAGTTTCTTATGCATTAAAAAAGGCAGGATATTCGGTCATTTCAAATGATATTCTATTTGCGGATGTAGTGATTGCGAAGGCCTTGATTGAGAATAATAGCACACAACTATCACGTGATGTTTTTGAGTATGACATTGACAGTAATAGTCTAAAAAGTATACGGAAGCGAATAGAGTTTTTATCAGATCGATTGTATTATCCGGAGGAAATAGATGAATTATCTAGATTATTAGCTATAGCTGATAAACTTGAAGGATATGAAAGGTATATGTTTTTAGCGCTCTTGCGTCGTGCGATGATAAGAAAACTTCCATACTCTAGAATGAATGTACCGTGGAATCAAATTCAATTGTTACGGGATGAAGAATATAGTTATAAAAAATATAAAAGACGTAGGGCGTACCATAATCAATCGTTTACCGAGCATATGATAGATAATCTTGATTCATACAATAATGCGATATTTGAGGGTAAGCAATGCTGTGTAAAAAATATGGATGTTATGGAACTAGCAGAAAATATTGATAATGTAGATATTGTTTATATGGATCCACCATATCCTTCTACTATGAATAATTATGATGCGTTTTATGGATTGTATGATGCTATGTTTGGGCGAGAATTATCTCACATGGATTTTACAAGTAAAGATAGTTTTTTGACTAATATGGAAACTCTTATTTCGGTTTTGAAAGATAAAACTAGATATATAGTATTAAGCCAAAATACAAGAGTTAAACCAGAACCGGATGCTATTAAAGAAATGTTGTCTGCATTTGGAGATGTAAAGGTAAAAGAAATAAATCATAATTATCAGGTTACAGGTAAGGAGAACAAGAATTCAAGTAAAGAGTTATTATTTATTTTGTCTTTAGACTAA
- a CDS encoding AAA family ATPase — protein MENLKIINMADVESKKVEFLWYPYIPLGKLTIIQGDPGEGKTTAVLQLTALLTKGEKLPEDDQEREPINVIYQTAEDGLADTVKPRLEAAGADCSKVLVIDESEQGLCMSDERIEQAIKETGAKLVILDPIQAYLGANVDMHRANEIRPVMKRLGDIAEKYSCAIILIGHMNKASGSKSTYRGLGSIDFQATARSVLIVGRIKDDPTCRVIAHDKSSLAPEGDSIAFRLDKENGFAWEGVIDISVDDLLSGDQKVTKLTSAKEFLAKYLADGPKPSTEIFEAAEADGIKKRTLFTAKEELNVTATKTGDKWYWGF, from the coding sequence ATGGAAAACTTAAAGATTATTAATATGGCGGATGTGGAAAGTAAGAAGGTGGAATTTCTTTGGTATCCATATATACCGCTTGGAAAACTAACTATTATACAGGGTGATCCCGGAGAGGGAAAAACAACAGCTGTATTACAACTGACGGCTCTTTTAACGAAGGGCGAGAAGTTACCTGAAGATGATCAGGAGCGAGAGCCTATCAATGTTATCTATCAGACGGCAGAGGATGGTCTGGCTGATACAGTAAAACCTCGATTGGAAGCGGCGGGGGCAGATTGTTCCAAAGTTCTTGTGATAGATGAATCTGAACAGGGCTTGTGTATGTCTGATGAGCGTATAGAACAGGCTATAAAGGAGACTGGAGCCAAATTGGTCATTCTCGATCCTATACAGGCGTATCTTGGTGCGAATGTAGATATGCATAGGGCAAACGAGATTCGCCCGGTTATGAAGCGATTGGGAGACATAGCAGAGAAATATAGTTGTGCAATCATTCTTATTGGTCATATGAACAAAGCAAGTGGTTCTAAATCAACGTATAGAGGGCTTGGTTCTATCGACTTTCAGGCTACAGCAAGAAGTGTACTTATAGTTGGGAGAATCAAAGATGATCCTACCTGCAGAGTAATTGCGCATGATAAGAGCAGTCTTGCGCCGGAGGGAGATTCGATTGCATTTCGTTTAGACAAAGAGAATGGATTTGCGTGGGAAGGTGTAATTGATATTTCTGTGGATGATCTCTTAAGTGGAGACCAGAAAGTAACTAAATTAACATCGGCAAAAGAATTCTTAGCAAAATATCTGGCGGATGGTCCCAAACCAAGTACAGAAATTTTTGAAGCTGCAGAGGCAGATGGGATTAAGAAAAGAACTTTGTTTACTGCAAAAGAGGAACTGAATGTTACGGCAACAAAGACCGGAGATAAATGGTATTGGGGTTTTTAG
- a CDS encoding plasmid mobilization protein, which produces MSEKIKDKKGRWRNKIVAFRMSPEEALELDDRVRLCGARTKQDYLVESALYQRVVAKGNPMMMVQFQNDLIHIQEELMRINSIDEMDEELLTPIRTMLEILEAFKNEKES; this is translated from the coding sequence ATGTCGGAGAAGATAAAAGATAAAAAGGGTAGATGGAGAAATAAAATCGTTGCATTTCGAATGTCCCCTGAGGAGGCTTTAGAACTTGATGACAGAGTGCGCCTTTGCGGTGCCAGAACAAAACAAGATTATCTGGTAGAAAGCGCTCTTTATCAGAGAGTTGTTGCTAAAGGAAATCCTATGATGATGGTTCAATTTCAAAATGATTTAATTCACATTCAAGAGGAACTTATGAGGATTAATTCGATTGATGAGATGGATGAGGAACTACTCACACCAATTAGAACGATGTTGGAAATATTAGAAGCATTCAAAAACGAAAAAGAATCCTAA
- a CDS encoding reverse transcriptase domain-containing protein, with the protein MNKELFLEEKYIKTKKKYRKIVTYVDGENLLREKHERIVSLLKQECSDSIFAKAYIEHSSIVKNAKAHMYNDIFLFFDVKDFFPSINHNYLIQRLYKELNNNGNASINSCSKLVELCSVNDKGLPLGLVTSPILSNIYMKEFDNIIYGKLKKLSLDNIIYTRYADDIVISFKAEKIDPDINVNIKECVIRCLKQVHLKSNENKERVYDIRKGGHVRITGINVIVENDNYRKLTVGRKRKDRLYNDVMSYYMRRIKDREKALSIKGNESFILSVEGKEYEKCYSENMKKVIKEYGYDSLHDMIKAIKY; encoded by the coding sequence ATGAATAAAGAATTATTTCTTGAAGAAAAGTATATAAAAACTAAAAAAAAATATAGAAAAATAGTAACTTATGTTGATGGAGAAAATCTTTTAAGGGAAAAACATGAGAGGATAGTATCTCTACTGAAACAAGAATGTTCTGATTCAATATTTGCCAAAGCTTATATAGAACATTCATCTATAGTAAAAAATGCTAAGGCGCATATGTATAATGATATTTTTTTGTTCTTTGATGTAAAGGATTTCTTTCCAAGCATAAACCATAATTATTTAATTCAGAGATTATATAAAGAATTAAATAATAATGGGAATGCAAGCATTAATAGTTGTAGCAAACTAGTAGAATTATGTTCTGTTAATGATAAGGGATTGCCACTTGGTTTAGTAACATCTCCAATATTATCAAATATATATATGAAGGAATTTGATAATATTATTTATGGAAAATTAAAAAAATTGAGTTTAGATAATATTATATATACACGATATGCGGATGATATTGTTATTTCTTTTAAAGCGGAGAAGATTGATCCAGATATAAATGTGAATATTAAAGAGTGTGTAATTAGATGTTTAAAACAAGTGCATTTAAAAAGCAATGAGAATAAAGAAAGAGTTTATGATATACGCAAAGGTGGTCATGTGCGAATAACGGGTATTAATGTTATTGTGGAAAATGATAATTATCGAAAATTAACAGTTGGAAGAAAACGAAAAGATAGGCTGTATAATGATGTGATGAGTTATTATATGCGGCGAATAAAAGACAGAGAGAAGGCATTGAGTATTAAAGGAAATGAATCATTTATATTGTCTGTTGAAGGAAAAGAATATGAGAAGTGTTATTCGGAAAATATGAAGAAAGTAATAAAGGAATACGGATACGACTCGTTGCATGATATGATTAAAGCAATAAAGTATTAG
- a CDS encoding helix-turn-helix domain-containing protein, producing the protein MNIGKKIQILRKFRGLTQAELGIALGFKPEAAANRITQYETSYRVPKEDALTQMAEVLKVSKYNFIETDDTACDFILTLFWLDPLEEGEPLIVPWLLHGQEDDSRGMSILPRWAALTTAFYNENSEMPRPFIELRDDSINSYLAEWNRIRTYLSEEKISKDEYLDWKFNWYERKCDPDRRIKYTMSEMFQK; encoded by the coding sequence ATGAATATAGGAAAGAAAATCCAGATACTTAGAAAGTTCAGAGGTTTAACTCAAGCAGAACTCGGCATAGCCCTTGGCTTTAAGCCTGAAGCAGCTGCCAACAGAATTACCCAATACGAAACAAGTTATCGTGTTCCTAAAGAAGATGCTCTTACACAAATGGCAGAAGTCCTTAAGGTTAGCAAATACAACTTCATCGAAACAGATGATACCGCCTGCGACTTCATACTTACACTCTTTTGGCTTGATCCACTTGAAGAAGGCGAACCTCTTATAGTTCCTTGGCTTCTTCATGGTCAAGAAGATGATAGTCGAGGAATGTCTATCCTACCTCGTTGGGCAGCTTTAACCACTGCTTTTTATAACGAAAACTCTGAAATGCCAAGACCATTTATTGAATTACGAGATGATTCTATAAATAGTTATCTGGCTGAATGGAATAGAATCCGAACATATCTGTCGGAAGAAAAGATTAGCAAAGATGAATATTTAGATTGGAAATTTAACTGGTATGAGCGAAAGTGTGATCCCGATAGAAGAATCAAATATACCATGTCTGAAATGTTCCAAAAATAG
- a CDS encoding plasmid recombination protein, with protein sequence MGSISMPQGRGNRQHNLRNYGEGKLPSNVDASRTEQNIVWKDETTAHAYHRIFDDAVSEYNAKQKRKDRQIKDYRTHILNSKNGEKEFYEDVFQWGKQEDFIEHPEWRDIAKECLLEYIEGFEDRNPGLELIGAYIHMDEASPHMHFDYIPVAEGYKTGVQKRNSLDRAMRNLIAVRTGSEYSPRPDEKDASGKCIDNATKQWKEMERAHFKKICVRRGLVVDGEIKTPERDSLSVLEYKAEMRKQEIQQLETQEKELRGTLRNLQSLIKQAEEKLEEAKKEAASIIESAKAKANEWLEKINIRLGLIPKKDIEDKRLELVGYYKACEPYLTSDMRIAINNEDVKGFGALVSRLTASNPDGTVARRDPGWEELFDFEIKFEEYLEMKSKNVKTEDILKELEQPERIRGRHR encoded by the coding sequence ATGGGTTCAATATCAATGCCTCAGGGCAGAGGAAATAGACAGCATAATCTCCGAAATTACGGAGAGGGCAAATTGCCAAGCAATGTGGATGCTTCCAGAACAGAGCAAAATATTGTTTGGAAAGATGAAACTACAGCTCATGCATATCATCGAATTTTTGATGATGCAGTTAGTGAGTATAATGCAAAACAAAAACGTAAGGATCGTCAGATCAAAGATTATCGGACGCATATTCTCAATTCAAAGAATGGCGAGAAGGAGTTTTACGAGGATGTGTTTCAGTGGGGAAAGCAGGAAGACTTCATAGAACATCCTGAGTGGCGTGATATAGCAAAGGAATGTCTTCTTGAATATATTGAAGGGTTTGAGGATAGAAATCCCGGATTGGAACTGATAGGGGCTTATATCCATATGGACGAGGCTTCTCCACATATGCATTTTGATTATATTCCAGTTGCGGAAGGATATAAGACAGGGGTACAGAAGAGAAATTCTTTAGATAGAGCCATGCGCAACTTGATTGCGGTTCGTACCGGTAGTGAGTATTCGCCAAGACCGGATGAAAAGGATGCATCAGGGAAGTGTATAGACAATGCTACGAAGCAGTGGAAGGAGATGGAACGAGCGCATTTTAAAAAGATATGTGTCCGCAGAGGTTTGGTTGTTGATGGTGAGATAAAGACACCGGAGCGTGATAGCCTATCCGTGCTTGAATACAAGGCTGAAATGCGTAAGCAGGAGATTCAGCAGTTGGAAACTCAGGAAAAAGAACTTAGGGGAACTCTTCGTAATCTTCAGAGTCTCATTAAGCAGGCAGAAGAAAAGTTGGAAGAGGCAAAGAAAGAAGCTGCAAGTATTATCGAATCTGCGAAGGCAAAAGCAAATGAGTGGCTTGAAAAGATTAATATTCGTCTTGGCTTAATTCCGAAGAAAGATATCGAAGATAAGCGGTTAGAACTGGTTGGCTATTACAAAGCGTGCGAGCCTTATCTTACTAGTGATATGAGGATTGCAATAAACAACGAAGATGTGAAGGGCTTTGGAGCGTTAGTAAGTCGATTAACTGCATCAAACCCAGATGGTACAGTTGCAAGACGTGATCCGGGATGGGAAGAACTGTTTGATTTCGAAATCAAGTTTGAGGAATATCTAGAGATGAAGAGTAAGAACGTAAAGACGGAGGATATTTTAAAGGAGTTAGAACAACCGGAACGTATAAGAGGTCGGCATAGATAA
- a CDS encoding helix-turn-helix domain-containing protein, whose amino-acid sequence MDEKVFMTVDEVAEILGCSKAHAYKIIRKLNEELNSKGYIVVAGKVSRQYFKEKFYGVA is encoded by the coding sequence ATGGATGAGAAGGTATTTATGACAGTTGATGAAGTGGCTGAAATACTTGGTTGCTCAAAGGCTCATGCTTATAAGATTATCCGCAAGTTAAATGAAGAACTTAACTCCAAGGGATATATCGTTGTAGCCGGAAAGGTAAGCAGACAGTACTTCAAAGAAAAGTTCTATGGCGTAGCGTAG
- a CDS encoding helix-turn-helix domain-containing protein, with protein sequence MILNDVGQRVKEIRNEQGLSQEKLALKADIDRTYLAGVELGKRNLSIKSLDKILQALEVSFHDFFEGM encoded by the coding sequence ATGATTTTGAATGATGTTGGTCAAAGGGTCAAAGAAATAAGAAATGAACAAGGCTTAAGTCAAGAAAAACTTGCATTAAAAGCGGATATAGATAGAACGTATTTAGCTGGAGTAGAGCTTGGAAAACGAAACTTATCAATTAAAAGTTTAGATAAGATACTACAGGCATTAGAGGTGTCATTTCATGATTTTTTTGAAGGAATGTAA
- a CDS encoding helix-turn-helix domain-containing protein: MTIGERIKKIRVFRKMTMDELGGALGFEGKNMSVRISQYETGARIPGEDMILKLADALHCNYKAISDYSLGAAEDIIETLFWLEESATSLPARGKGTRFPEYTAPGNLIHLTAMTPAKPSETARPTYNEDDYDSAGSPVALTFEYGLVNDFLSEWCEMKTKLNNGEISPNEYFEWKITWPHA, encoded by the coding sequence ATGACAATTGGTGAAAGAATAAAGAAAATACGGGTATTCCGTAAAATGACAATGGACGAGCTGGGCGGTGCACTTGGATTTGAAGGCAAAAATATGTCGGTCCGTATATCCCAGTATGAAACCGGTGCCCGCATTCCCGGTGAAGATATGATTCTAAAGCTTGCTGATGCTTTGCACTGCAATTACAAGGCAATCTCTGATTACAGCCTTGGTGCTGCTGAAGATATCATCGAAACACTTTTCTGGCTTGAAGAAAGTGCCACATCTCTCCCGGCACGTGGAAAAGGCACAAGATTTCCAGAGTATACAGCTCCCGGCAACCTGATTCATCTGACTGCAATGACACCTGCAAAACCTTCCGAGACTGCCAGACCAACTTACAATGAAGATGATTATGACAGTGCAGGCTCACCTGTCGCATTAACTTTTGAATATGGATTGGTAAATGATTTCCTTTCGGAATGGTGTGAAATGAAAACGAAATTAAATAATGGAGAGATTTCTCCTAACGAGTATTTTGAGTGGAAAATAACATGGCCTCATGCGTGA
- a CDS encoding AlpA family phage regulatory protein — protein sequence MNEKFLEVGDVMQILGISRSAAYKLMRQINSELEKKGYIVIRGKVSRKYFEERIYGMSDAG from the coding sequence ATGAACGAAAAGTTTTTAGAAGTAGGAGATGTGATGCAGATTCTTGGAATTTCAAGATCCGCAGCATACAAGCTTATGAGACAGATCAACAGTGAACTTGAAAAGAAGGGTTACATTGTAATCCGTGGAAAAGTAAGCAGAAAATATTTTGAAGAACGCATTTATGGTATGAGTGATGCAGGATAA
- a CDS encoding HNH endonuclease signature motif containing protein, which yields MGKSKQRRSHEQYEDYWKITAQWTDIYGQNFFNALRIIINYIDANKSELEALDDGFEDSELYNNLQEKMVTAFDFKGDIADAKITARKGINQFVKLGFVYPMLKGYHPLAKKFINTTNKEEKQIIFSKIFYENSSFASGVTVDNRRLNHMGFLLRTLDKNKQLSDNDIQALMYTDIELYPKGYMTREELDSQFRASEADDFIDRKYNQKGHLISFLKKFIDLKVSSDSKKIYFADDPDIVEDEYDGKYHCDPIKLRIHRQELIEESVRLYGDAICYLEKKPYKGLRDSHIKAKQECVDEGKEELAYDVNNALLLSPNTDQYFDKHDISFDDQGNILIGKNVDATVRVELEKMHLDKKVLNDERKRFLEYHRRLFLEKNGEQ from the coding sequence ATGGGAAAATCTAAGCAAAGAAGAAGTCATGAGCAGTATGAGGATTATTGGAAAATAACTGCACAATGGACAGATATTTACGGACAAAATTTTTTTAATGCGTTAAGAATTATAATTAATTATATAGATGCGAATAAATCTGAATTAGAAGCTTTGGATGACGGATTTGAGGATAGTGAATTATATAATAATTTACAAGAAAAGATGGTAACGGCATTTGATTTTAAAGGAGATATTGCGGATGCTAAAATAACTGCGAGAAAAGGAATTAATCAGTTTGTGAAATTGGGGTTTGTGTATCCTATGCTTAAAGGATACCATCCACTTGCAAAAAAGTTTATAAACACTACAAATAAAGAAGAAAAACAAATTATCTTTTCTAAAATTTTTTATGAAAATTCGTCATTTGCATCTGGCGTGACAGTAGATAACAGGCGATTAAACCATATGGGTTTTTTACTTCGTACATTGGATAAAAACAAGCAACTTTCAGATAATGACATACAAGCATTGATGTATACGGATATTGAATTATATCCTAAAGGTTATATGACTAGAGAAGAATTAGATAGTCAGTTCCGTGCGTCAGAAGCTGATGATTTTATTGATAGAAAATATAATCAAAAAGGCCATTTGATTTCTTTTTTGAAAAAGTTTATCGATTTAAAAGTAAGTTCGGATTCTAAAAAAATATATTTTGCGGATGATCCGGATATTGTTGAAGATGAGTATGATGGTAAGTATCATTGCGACCCGATTAAACTGAGGATTCATCGTCAAGAATTAATTGAAGAAAGCGTGAGACTATATGGTGATGCAATTTGCTATTTGGAGAAAAAACCCTATAAAGGATTACGCGATTCACATATAAAGGCTAAACAAGAATGTGTTGATGAAGGAAAAGAAGAATTAGCCTATGATGTTAATAACGCGTTGTTACTATCGCCGAATACAGATCAGTATTTCGACAAACATGATATTTCGTTTGATGACCAAGGAAATATTTTAATAGGAAAAAATGTTGATGCAACAGTTCGTGTTGAGTTAGAAAAAATGCATTTAGATAAAAAAGTGCTAAATGATGAAAGAAAGAGATTTCTAGAGTATCATAGGAGATTATTCCTAGAAAAAAACGGAGAACAATAA
- a CDS encoding site-specific integrase, with product MPVYKDKKYGTWYSSVYYQDWTGKTKRTTKRGFATRKEAVEWEASFRVKESGDLDMTFGEFYELYEKDKKPQVKMSTWITKEAIIKTRILPYFENRKINEIRATDIIKWQNEMLGLENGKNGKFAQTYLKSCQAQLSCIFNHACKLYGLRINPIHQAGSFKQDEKVEMKFWTKEEYLTFSQAIADKQESYVAFEILYWCGLRMGECLALTPSDFDFEKLEVQVNKSYQKLKGKDVITTPKTANSNRIIAMPDFVAEEVKTYISMLYGVKPNQRIFSNMSKGKFHHEMDRGCKLSGVKRIRVHDLRHSHVSLLINMGFDAVAIAKRMGHESIRVTYRYAHMFPGEQIKMAQKLSDEREDYFNVGEDKR from the coding sequence ATGCCGGTTTATAAGGACAAAAAATATGGTACATGGTATTCCTCAGTATATTATCAGGATTGGACGGGGAAAACCAAACGTACCACGAAACGTGGCTTTGCCACTAGAAAAGAGGCAGTAGAATGGGAAGCTTCTTTTCGTGTAAAAGAGTCAGGGGATCTTGATATGACTTTTGGAGAGTTTTATGAACTCTATGAAAAAGATAAGAAACCTCAGGTAAAAATGAGTACTTGGATTACAAAGGAAGCCATTATTAAGACAAGGATATTGCCGTACTTTGAGAATCGTAAGATTAATGAAATTAGAGCTACAGACATTATTAAGTGGCAGAATGAAATGCTTGGATTGGAGAACGGCAAAAATGGTAAGTTCGCACAGACATATTTGAAATCATGCCAAGCGCAGCTAAGTTGTATTTTTAATCATGCCTGTAAGTTATATGGCTTAAGAATCAATCCTATCCATCAGGCGGGAAGTTTTAAGCAGGATGAAAAGGTGGAGATGAAGTTTTGGACGAAAGAAGAGTATCTTACGTTTTCGCAGGCGATCGCGGACAAGCAGGAATCATATGTAGCTTTTGAAATACTTTATTGGTGTGGTCTTCGTATGGGTGAGTGCTTAGCATTGACTCCTTCGGATTTTGACTTTGAAAAGTTAGAGGTTCAAGTAAATAAGTCCTATCAGAAGTTAAAGGGTAAGGATGTAATCACGACACCAAAAACTGCAAACAGTAATCGCATTATTGCAATGCCAGATTTTGTCGCAGAAGAAGTAAAGACATACATTAGTATGCTTTATGGTGTTAAACCTAATCAGCGTATTTTTAGCAATATGTCGAAGGGAAAGTTTCATCATGAGATGGATCGTGGTTGTAAATTGTCAGGTGTTAAGCGTATTCGTGTTCATGATCTTCGTCATAGTCATGTGTCACTTTTAATAAACATGGGATTTGATGCGGTGGCTATTGCAAAACGTATGGGACATGAAAGTATCAGAGTAACTTATCGATATGCGCATATGTTCCCAGGGGAGCAGATTAAGATGGCTCAGAAACTATCTGATGAAAGAGAGGATTATTTCAATGTCGGAGAAGATAAAAGATAA